The following are encoded together in the Phocoena sinus isolate mPhoSin1 chromosome 11, mPhoSin1.pri, whole genome shotgun sequence genome:
- the BRPF3 gene encoding bromodomain and PHD finger-containing protein 3 isoform X2: MRKPRRKSRQNAEGRRSPSPYSLKCSPTRETLTYAQAQRIVEVDIDGRLHRISIYDPLKIITEDELTAQDITECNSNKENSEQPQFPVKSKKPSSKGKKKESCSKHASGTSFHLPQPSFRMVDSGSQPEAPPLPAAYYRYIEKPPEDLDAEVEYDMDEEDLAWLDMVNEKRRVDGHSLVSADTFELLVDRLEKESYLESRSSGAQQSLIDEDAFCCVCLDDECHNSNVILFCDICNLAVHQECYGVPYIPEGQWLCRCCLQSPSRPVDCVLCPNKGGAFKQTSDGHWAHVVCAIWIPEVCFANTVFLEPIEGIDNIPPARWKLTCYICKQKGLGAAIQCHKVNCYTAFHVTCAQRAGLFMKIEPMRETSLNGTIFTVRKTAYCEAHSPPGAATARRKGDSPGSLSEVGDEEGLKEGCGEEEEKEEVEEEEEDEGQGGVGGPLKGVSKKNKMTLKQRIKKEPEEVGRDTPSTVPMVTVPQIPSYRLNKICSGLSFQRKNQFMQRLHNYWLLKRQARNGVPLIRRLHSHLQSQRNAEQREQDEKTNAVKEELKYWQKLRHDLERARLLIELIRKREKLKREQVKVQQAAMELELMPFNVLLRTTLDLLQEKDPAHIFAEPVNLSEVPDYLEFISKPMDFSTMRRKLESHLYGTLEEFEEDFNLIVTNCMKYNAKDTIFHRAAVRLRDLGGAILRHARRQAENIGYDPERGTHLPESPKLEDFYRFSWEDVDNILIPENRAHLSPEVQLKELLEKLDLVSAMRSSGARTRRVRLLRREINALRQKLAQPPPLQLASLNKTVSNGELPAGPRGDVAVLEQAPQEEPEDDGDRDDSKMPPPPTLEPTGPAPSLSEQESPPDPPTLKPINDSKPPSRFPKPRKVEEDELLEKSPLQLGNEPLQRLLSDNGINRLSLMTPDTSPAGAPLSGVGRRTSVLFKKAKNGVKLQRSPDRALENGEDHGAVGSPASPTSIEDEQHSRKRPRSRSCSESEGERSPQQGEETGVTNGFGKHTESGSDSECSLGLSGGLAFEACSGLTPPKRSRGKPALSRVPFLEGVNGDSDYNGSGRSLLMPFEDRGDLEPLELVWAKCRGYPSYPALIIDPKMPREGLLHNGVPIPVPPLDVLKLGEQKQAEAGEKLFLVLFFDNKRTWQWLPRDKVLPLGVEDTVDKLKMLEGRKTSIRKSVQVAYDRAMIHLSRVRGPHSFVTSSYL, encoded by the exons ATGAGGAAGCCTCGCCGGAAGTCACGGCAGAATGCCGAGGGCCGGCGCTCCCCATCCCCCTATAGTCTGAAGTGCTCACCCACTCGGGAGACCCTGACATATGCCCAGGCCCAACGGATCGTCGAGGTGGACATTGATGGACGTCTGCATCGTATTAGCATCTATGACCCACTCAAGATCATCACAGAGGATGAGTTGACTGCCCAGGATATCACCGAATGCAATAGTAACAAGGAAAACAGTGAGCAGCCTCAGTTCCCTGTCAAGTCCAAAAAACCCTCATCCAAGGGCAAGAAGAAGGAGTCCTGCTCCAAGCATGCATCCGGCACTTCCTTCCACCTCCCACAACCCAGCTTCCGCATGGTGGACTCAGGCAGTCAACCAGAAGCACCCCCGCTGCCTGCTGCCTACTACCGCTACATTGAGAAGCCACCTGAAGACCTGGATGCAGAAGTAGAGTACGACATGGATGAGGAGGACCTTGCCTGGCTGGACATGGTAAATGAGAAGCGGCGAGTAGATGGGCACAGTTTGGTGTCGGCAGATACCTTTGAGCTGCTGGTGGACCGGCTTGAGAAGGAGTCGTACTTGGAGAGTCGAAGCAGTGGGGCCCAACAGTCACTCATTGACGAAGATGCTTTCTGCTGTGTATGCCTGGATGACGAATGCCACAACAGCAACGTCATTCTCTTCTGTGACATCTGCAACCTGGCCGTACACCAGGAGTGCTATGGCGTCCCTTACATCCCCGAGGGCCAGTGGCTATGCCGCTGCTGTCTACAGTCTCCCTCCCGGCCTGTGGATTGCGTCCTCTGCCCCAACAAGGGTGGCGCCTTCAAACAGACCAGTGATGGGCACTGGGCCCACGTGGTGTGTGCCATCTGGATCCCTGAAGTCTGCTTTGCTAACACCGTGTTCCTGGAGCCTATTGAGGGCATCGACAACATCCCACCTGCCCGCTGGAAACTAACCTGCTATATCTGCAAGCAGAAGGGGCTGGGTGCAGCCATCCAGTGCCATAAGGTGAACTGCTACACGGCCTTCCATGTGACGTGTGCACAGCGGGCTGGGCTCTTCATGAAGATTGAGCCTATGCGTGAGACCAGCCTCAATGGCACCATCTTCACAGTGCGCAAGACCGCCTACTGTGAGGCCCACTCGCCGCCAGGTGCCGCCACTGCTAGGAGGAAGGGCGACTCCCCAGGAAGTCTCAGTGAGGTTGGGGATGAAGAAGGGCTGAAGGaaggctgtggggaggaagaagagaaggaagaggtagaagaggaggaggaagatgaaggCCAAGGTGGGGTAGGTGGCCCCCTCAAGGGAGTGTCCAAGAAGAACAAGATGACTTTGAAGCAAAGGATCAAGAAGGAGCCAGAGGAAGTGGGCCGAGACACACCCTCCACTGTCCCCATGGTCACTGTCCCACAGATACCCTCTTACAG GTTGAACAAGATCTGTAGTGGTCTCTCCTTTCAGAGGAAAAACCAGTTCATGCAGCGGCTTCACAACTACTGGCTGTTGAAGCGGCAGGCACGGAACGGTGTCCCCCTCATACGGCGCCTGCACTCCCACCTGCAGTCCCAAAGGAATGCTGAGCAG cGGGAGCAGGACGAGAAGACAAATGCAGTGAAGGAAGAGCTGAAATACTGGCAGAAGCTCCGGCACGACTTGGAGCGGGCACGGCTGCTGATTGAGCTGATTCGGAAAAGAGAAAAGCTCAAGCGGGAGCAG GTCAAGGTCCAGCAGGCCGCCATGGAGCTGGAGCTTATGCCGTTCAACGTTCTGCTGAGGACAACACTGGACTTGCTGCAGGAGAAGGATCCCGCACACATCTTTGCCGAGCCTGTCAACCTGAGTGAG GTTCCAGATTACCTGGAATTCATATCCAAGCCAATGGATTTTTCTACTATGAGGCGGAAGCTGGAGTCCCACCTGTACGGCACCTTGGAGGAGTTTGAGGAGGACTTTAACCTTATAGTTACCAACTGCATGAAGTATAATGCTAAAGACACAATTTTCCACCGAGCAGCTGTCCGCCTGCGGGACCTGGGAGGGGCCATTCTGCGGCACGCCCGGCGGCAGGCAGAGAACATCGGCTATGACCCCGAGAGGGGCACCCACCTGCCCGAGTCACCCAAATTGGAGGACTTTTACCGCTTCTCCTGGGAAGACG TGGACAACATCCTCATCCCAGAGAACCGGGCCCACTTGTCCCCAGAGGTGCAGCTGAAGGAgctgctggaaaaactggacctGGTGAGTGCCATGCGGTCCAGTGGGGCCCGGACCCGCCGTGTCCGCCTGCTACGCCGGGAGATCAATGCCCTTCGGCAGAAGCTGGCGCAGCCGCCACCACTGCAGCTGGCATCGCTAAACAAGACTGTGTCCAATGGGGAGCTGCCAGCAGGGCCCCGGGGGGATGTGGCTGTGCTGGAGCAGGCCCCGCAGGAGGAGCCAGAAGACGATGGGGACAGAG ATGACTCCAAAATGCCTCCCCCACCAACCCTGGAGCCTACTGGGCCTGCGCCTTCCTTGTCTGAGCAAGAATCCCCTCCGGATCCCCCCACTCTGAAACCCATCAATGATAGCAAACCTCCAAGCCGATTCCCAAAGCCAAGAAAAGTGGAAGAAGATGAGCTTTTGGAAAAATCACCTCTGCAGCTAGGGAATGAGCCCTTGCAACGCCTGCTCAGTGACAATGGCATTAATAGATTATCCCTCATGACCCCCGATACATCCCCCGCAGGCGCCCCACTCAGTGGCGTGGGCCGTCGCACATCAGTCCTCTTCAAGAAGGCCAAGAATGGGGTTAAACTACAGAGGAGCCCAGACAGGGCCCTGGAGAACGGTGAGGACCATGGCGCAGTGGGCTCTCCTGCGTCTCCCACCAGCATCGAGGATGAACAGCACTCCCGGAAGCGGCCAAGGAGCAGGAGCTGTAGTGAGAGCGAAGGGGAGAGGTCCCCCCAGCAGGGGGAAGAGACAG GTGTGACCAACGGCTTTGGAAAACACACTGAAAGCGGGTCTGACTCAGAATGTAGTTTGGGTCTAAGTGGTGGACTGGCATTTGAAGCTTGCAG TGGTCTGACACCCCCCAAACGCAGCCGAGGGAAGCCAGCCCTGTCTCGAGTGCCCTTCCTGGAAGGTGTGAACGGAGACTCTGACTACAACGGCTCAG gcagaaGCCTCCTGATGCCCTTTGAAGACCGTGGAGACCTGGAGCCCCTGGAGCTGGTGTGGGCCAAGTGCCGAGGTTATCCCTCCTACCCCGCCTTG